In Paramisgurnus dabryanus chromosome 14, PD_genome_1.1, whole genome shotgun sequence, one genomic interval encodes:
- the LOC141280739 gene encoding uncharacterized protein, whose protein sequence is MLRVGDIRVQVSPPTTEEEWWNAIADLTSLRQQGKPVRCFARTFWSFSLGLDLSDSELKNYFNECLDEPVPQQEVDGLQILDFWGFVGYMHNRGRWNLWEFPAERPAETATPTPLHQLASMNPPALSKFRHLITNLMDVPLVSVRMAGVPRSVVSSSVVPTKSEEPIESSESSEPSESPESSEPSESPESSEPSESPESSEPSESPESSEPSESPESSEPSESPESSEPSESPESSEPSESPESSEPSESPEFPDSHESSEFPESSVPPELSECPVSVKSSGSPESSGSPESSGSPESSSSPEPTSVATAMLQRLIVTKTMATFNLSACYKMAVPKFPALITWSETAKFELSALSNLAQRASFCCFPVPRFMIPPAPPCLHVHIQSGLGSDVPFVLMADLRSTQMAADFTGDGRYRKHADSNLPQTKSFDPIMHICKYQLTVPTSSCKWSRQKDGAGQNVPEEDSTQNINISC, encoded by the exons TTCTGGTCTTTTTCGCTGGGCCTGGACCTCAGTGACTCGGaacttaaaaattattttaatgaatGTCTCGATGAACCCGTGCCGCAGCAAGAGGTGGACGGGTTGCAAATACTCGATTTCTGGGGCTTCGTGGGATATATGCATAACCGTGGCCGATGGAATTTATGGGAGTTCCCCGCCGAGAGACCCGCGGAGACTGCCACACCCACACCACTTCACCAACTTGCATCGATGAACCCTCCAGCATTGTCTAAATTCCGACATTTAATCACCAATCTGATGGATGTACCATTGGTATCTGTACGGATGGCTGGGGTGCCCCGTTCTGTGGTTTCCAGCTCCGTGGTGCCTACTAAGTCTGAG GAACCCATTGAGTCATCTGaatcctctgagccgagtgaatctcccgagtcctccgagccgagtgaatctcccgagtcctccgagccgagtgaatctcccgagtcctccgagccgagtgaatctcccgagtcctccgagccgagtgaatctcccgagtcctccgagccgagtgaatctcccgagtcctccgagccgagtgaatctcctgagtcctccgagccgagtgaatctcctgagtcctccgagccgagtgaatctcctgaGTTCCCCGATTCCCATGAATCTTCTGAGTTCCCCGAGTCTTCTGTTCCTCCTGAGCTGAGTGAGTGTCCTGTGTCTGTTAAGTCTTCTGGTTCCCCTGAGTCTTCTGGTTCCCCTGAGTCTTCTGGTTCCCCTGAGTCTTCTAgttcccctgagccga CTAGTGTGGCCACCGCGATGCTCCAGAGACTTATTGTCACTAAAACTATGGCCACTTTCAACCTCTCTGCCTGTTACAAGATGGCTGTCCCCAAGTTTCCGGCTCTCATTACCTGGTCCGAGACGGCCAAATTTGAACTCTCTGCCCTGTCTAACCTGGCCCAGAGGGCCTCTTTCTGTTGTTTCCCTGTACCCAGGTTCATGATACCACCAGCACCACCCTG TTTGCATGTGCACATCCAGTCAGGACTTGGAAGTGACGTACCGTTCGTACTGATGGCTGATCTGAGATCAACGCAAATGGCGGCAGATTTCACGGGTGATGGGCGATACAGAAAGCATGCAGACAGCAATCTGCCCCAAACAAAAAGCTTTGATCCTATAATGCACATTTGCAAATACCAGCTTACTGTTCCCACATCATCATGTAAATGGTCACGACAGAAAGACGGCGCTGGACAAAATGTGCCAGAGGAGGACTCGACACAAAATATCAACATAAGCTGTTAA